The region AATGGTTGTGCTGTTGGTTCTGGTTTCATACAGGTACTTCAAGGTTCCCATTGAGGACCATACATTCAAGCCACTTGTCTGCATCTACGCAGCACCATTTAGCTTAATTCTATGTGCATTTATTCAAACAACTTTAACTAAAAGTATGGATTTTATCATAGCATTGTACATTTTAAGCATAGTATTCTATATATTCGGACTGATTAAGGCAATGGAATATATACGATTGCCGTTCTTTCCAACATTTGCTGCATTTACATTCCCATTCGTAATAAGTGCAACAGCAACAAAACAGGTAAATAATCTTGTGAACGTTGATCTTGGAATTCTGTTATTGGTTCAGATAGCGATTGCAATAGCCATAGTGGCCTATGTCCTTGCCCAATATATCTATTTCATAATTACCGCACCATACAGCTAAAAATTTAAAGACAATTTTTCTAAAGAAAGGCAATAATTTGGTGATTTAAAAAAAAATAGTTTCTACTTTTCCCTGAGTTTTGTGAGAATCGAATATCTTGTATCCTCAAAAAGCTCCTGAGCCTCGCCGTAGTCCGAGACACGATTTATTATACCAACCATCTGATGAACATAAACCGAAAAGTCATGATAATCTTCAAGAGTAGCTACATTCAGCTCCTCCAACGTGCATAATCTTCCCCAATTTCTGTTTAAACCTTCCAAAAGCTCTAGATACATTCAATGACCTCCTTATCAATTTCATTATAAAATTCATTAAGGTCCCTGAAATGGTCGAAAATTATACTGTGGAACGTGTCTACAATAAAATCAAACTCAAGATTGTCCTTGTATACTGACAATTTTTCTACAATAACATCTTTTGAAGGATTATTGAAATCAGTTGAAATTTCCCTTATTTTCCAAGCCAGCTGTCCTAAATCACAATTTGAGTAGACATGTATTTCATCTGTAAAATCATAGCAGTATGACACAACAACCTCGATGCCTACAGATAATCCATCTATTTTTTCAGCGTTTTCCACAAGAGTCCCTATGATTTTTGAACCTACAATAGATTCAAGTCTTACCTTAAGATGCTCCGACTTTCCGGATTTGATGAACTTTACAGTGACAATATCCGGGTTGTTTTGGTCCCTGAACTTATCCAGAAAACGCAAATTCCTGATTTCTGCATATTCATCATCTTCCAGGCATTCCCTGTCGATGTGCTTTATTATTTCATCATCCAAATCCCTTTTTGTAAGGATGGGATTTTCATGGTTTTCATCGCTCAACAGCTCAAAAAGTATGCCTTCCTCATGGTCTATGAAACTATACAGTAGAATTTCCCTATCATATATGCCATATTTTTGAGCAAAATCCGGGTCTTCCAATGTTACTATGGCCTGGTCAAACTTTCTGAAATCCTGATTTCTAATCATTTTAAGTGAATCGTTTCCGATTTCATCCAGATATTTCTTTAAGGCAAAATCAAGTGTTTGGCTGTTTATTTCATCCAAGCTGAGGAGTTTCTTCTCAAGACCTTTGATTTCCTCGTCAGTTATTTTGAGCTTTGGCAAAACGTTTTCGATAAATGAATTGATCTTGTATTGCTCAATGTTCAACTCTTCCTTTTGGTTTGTCTGACGTGAAAGGCTGTTGCAAATCAATTTAAGGCATCTTTTGTTTATGTTTCTTGGTTTTAGAATGCCTATTTCCAGGTCGTTGTAGATCTTGTCTATTATTTTTATTGATTCTTCGGCTGACAGATTGACTGATTCTGTGTTTTTTATAATTTTTTCATATACTTCATCGTAGTCATACATTTAAACCACTGCTTTCAGTTTGTAATGTATACTTCGACCCTTACCCTCCCTTTCTATAAGATTCTTTTCCAATAGCTTATCTAAATAGGAATGGGCTGTTTTTGAAGAAATATTGAGTATTTCCTGAACGTGTCTGTTTTGTATACATTCGTTTTCCTCTAAATAATCCAAAATCATAATTTCCTTTTCAGATAAATCAAAATCACTTTCCAAAGATATTACTTCTTTTTTCAGATGTTCCATGCTTTTGGACAATATTTCCGTGAAGAATTCCAACCATACTGTCAAGTCATAGTTCAGCAGGTCTATGTAAGCCAGCTTGTTCATGTAGAAGAACTCGTTCAGGTCCAAAAACTGGTTTGGGTCTATTTCCTTAAAGCTGAGAAGATAGCTGGTTATTGCATTTATTGTCTTTCCGTTCATGTGCCTGAATGGAGACATCCTGTTCAGGACATATTGGGCAATTCCAATAATGATAACGTCTGGATATTCTTTATTGTACAGTATGTTGTCAATAAGAAATTCCATGTTTGCCATGTCAGCTTCAAATGTGAATTCCTCGTCAAAGATTCCGTTTGTTAGCTGGTTGTTGAAAATAATAAGGAGGTTTGGATACAGCTCATCATGGTTTTTGAAGCTGTTCAGTAGGTTTATGTAGTTCTTAACTTCCTTTTTGCTTTTGAAATCCTTGTGGTTCAGGTTTTCATCTTCAAGTTTGCATCCGAAATATGCTGAATTAATTATGGCTTTATCCTTTAGATATTGCTGGTCTTCTGTTTTCAAGTCGGCTTTGTTTATTATCTGCCTGTTTTTCTCTATTTCCAGAAGATTTTTCACAATTTCGTTGGTGTAGCTAAAATTAATTTCCATAAATATCACATTGAAACTTAATATCTTTACTTATAGGTTAATTTAATAGCTATATAAACGATATTCGAGAGCGTTTGAAAACTAATATCCCCTTTCTGGATTGTTCTTTAGATCTACACCGCGAGATTTGTTCGTGAGGTTACAAATAACATTTATAATATATAAATGGAAAAAATAGTATTGTCAAACCAAAAAACCATTTAAAATGATTTTAAGGGCAAACAAGCATATGATATTAGTTTAAACCTCATTATTAAAAAAGTTTATGAAACATTAGAACCAACAGTAATATATGAAAATGCCTGAAGAGATTGACGTTGAGCTTTTTGCACCATGTGGAATCAACTGTATAAGCTGTGAGAAATTCCAGAACCCCTGTGTAGGATGCCTGAAGGGCGATGGGGGAAAGACAAAGGCAGCACTCAAATGCAAGATAAAGGCCTGCCTTGACAAAAAGAAAGTAAAGTACTGCGGAAGATGTTCCGAATTTCCATGTACACTAATAAAAAAACATTCTAAAAAGTCACAGAAGAGATATGGTCTGAACACCCAGGAAAGCGCAAAGAGAATTCAGTTTACAGGCATTAACAAGATAAACATCCAGGACCATGAAAGATGGAGATGCCCTGACTGTGGAGGAATAATACACTTCCAGACAAAAAGCTGCTCCGAATGCGGCAGAAAAAATTAAAAAAAAGGAGTTTGATGAAAATCAACTCCTGCTTTCAGGCTTCAGCAATTTCATTTTTAGCTATATCGGCAATCAGGCTTACCTTGTCCTCATCCTCAACCTCTCCCTTTAAAACTGATTTTGTGCTTAATGCACTTAAGGCCATGGTTGAGAAGTTATGGATATAAGAGGACATTGACGGAGGCATCAGACCAAACATTCCCAGAACGATCAGGCTTCCGTTGATTCCGATAATCCTGCGGTAATTGCTGTTAATCTTATCAAGCATTCCCGCACTTAATTTTCTTAATGTAATCAAGTCAAAAAGATTATCTGACAGCAGGGAAATATCGGACACTTCCCTGGCTATATCCGATGAATGCATCATAGAAACTGAAACATCTGCAACGGCCAATGCTGGCGAATCGTTAATGCCGTCGCCAACCATTATTACTGTTTTTCCATCTCCTTGCAATTCTTCAATAATGCTGGCCTTGTCCTCAGGCAATACCTGTGACTTGTATTGGGTTATTCCCAATCTTTTTGCAGTGCTTCTAGCGGCATTTTCACTATCTCCAGTAAGCATTATGACATTTTCAATACCTAGATTCTTAAGTTCTGAAATTACGTGTTCGGCTTCCTCGCGAACTGGATCATCAATGCAGATTATGCCTTCTAACTTTCCATCAATTCCCAAGTAAACAATAGAATGGTCTTCAATTTTTTCCCGGATAACGGACTCCTGTTCACTTGTGAACTTTATGTTTTCATCATCAAAAAGGAAGTGCTTGCTTCCGATTACTGCGCGTTTTTCCTTATAGGTAGTTGCAATTCCATGGGCCACTATGTATTCCACTTCACTGTGTTCCTCCTCATGATGTAAATTTTCCATTTCTGCCTGCTTTACGATGGCCTTTGCAATGCTGTGTGCAAAATGCTCCTCTATGCAGGCGGAAATTTTTAAAATCTCATCACGGGAGTAGCTGCCCATTGAAATTACGTCTACGACTTGGGGAGTTGCATTGGTCAATGTTCCTGTCTTGTCGAAAACGATAGTATCGGCGGTTGCATATTTCTCTAAAAATTTTCCTCCCTTTATCATCATCCTATATTCGTTGGCTTCTTTCATTGCAGACAGGATTGATAGTGGGGTGGTTAATTTAATTGCACATGAAAAGTCAACCATCAGTACCGAGAGGGCTTTTGTGGTGTCTCCGGTGAACAGATAGGTTAAAAAGGTTGTAAAAAAACTATATGGAACAATTGAATCGGCCAGTTTTTCAGCCTTGCTTTGGGCATCGGCTTTCAAATCTTCGGAATTTTCGATTAGATGGATGATTTTATTTAAACGAGTTTCATTGTTAATAGAATAAACTTGGATTATGAGGTTGCCTTCTTCGATTACAGTCCCTGCGTGAACCGTCATTCCTTGATTCTTATAAACCGCCAATGGTTCTCCAGTCATTGTTGATTCATTAACCATCGCTTCACCGGAGACAACTTTTCCGTCAACGGGAATTATATCGCCCATGTAAATTTTTACATTGTCTCCTTTTCGGATATCTTCAATTGGGCATGATATTTCATTACCTTCATCTGTAACCAACCATACTGTGGATATGTTTAGTGATAAGCTATTTTTAAGAGTATCCTTTGTTTTTTGAATTGTATACTCTTCGAGAAGGTCTGAAATTGACAATAAAAACATCATTGAGCTAGCTGAACTATATTCCTTTTTTAAAAGTGAACCAGATACCGCCGATGCGTCAAGAAGATCAACGTCAACTGCGAAGCTGGTCAGGCTGTCAATACCTTTCATTATAAATCCTATGGATTTGTATAGAGTTATTGCATTTTTTATGGGAACTGGTAGAAAAATCTGCATTATAGCTCTTCTAAAAATCTTTTTGGAGAGTTTCAATAGGAATTGGTTTGACAGGTCTTTTAACTGTTGTTTTGAATTTGGTTTTTCATCTTTTAAATCATTTATGGATATGTTATTCAAAATTTGAAGTATTTTGCTTTTGTCTTTTGGATGGTGATAATGTATTAGAATACTGCCATTTCTATGGGAGGTCACTGCCTCGTTTATGAAGTCATATTCTAAAAGCAATGATGAAATACCGTAGCCTTCGGTTTTTGTAAATGCGTTTCTTCCAGACCTTACCCTTAATCGGGTTCCATTATCA is a window of Methanobrevibacter sp. DNA encoding:
- a CDS encoding heavy metal translocating P-type ATPase → MKYQIVYDNGTRLRVRSGRNAFTKTEGYGISSLLLEYDFINEAVTSHRNGSILIHYHHPKDKSKILQILNNISINDLKDEKPNSKQQLKDLSNQFLLKLSKKIFRRAIMQIFLPVPIKNAITLYKSIGFIMKGIDSLTSFAVDVDLLDASAVSGSLLKKEYSSASSMMFLLSISDLLEEYTIQKTKDTLKNSLSLNISTVWLVTDEGNEISCPIEDIRKGDNVKIYMGDIIPVDGKVVSGEAMVNESTMTGEPLAVYKNQGMTVHAGTVIEEGNLIIQVYSINNETRLNKIIHLIENSEDLKADAQSKAEKLADSIVPYSFFTTFLTYLFTGDTTKALSVLMVDFSCAIKLTTPLSILSAMKEANEYRMMIKGGKFLEKYATADTIVFDKTGTLTNATPQVVDVISMGSYSRDEILKISACIEEHFAHSIAKAIVKQAEMENLHHEEEHSEVEYIVAHGIATTYKEKRAVIGSKHFLFDDENIKFTSEQESVIREKIEDHSIVYLGIDGKLEGIICIDDPVREEAEHVISELKNLGIENVIMLTGDSENAARSTAKRLGITQYKSQVLPEDKASIIEELQGDGKTVIMVGDGINDSPALAVADVSVSMMHSSDIAREVSDISLLSDNLFDLITLRKLSAGMLDKINSNYRRIIGINGSLIVLGMFGLMPPSMSSYIHNFSTMALSALSTKSVLKGEVEDEDKVSLIADIAKNEIAEA
- a CDS encoding DUF3795 domain-containing protein; the protein is MKMPEEIDVELFAPCGINCISCEKFQNPCVGCLKGDGGKTKAALKCKIKACLDKKKVKYCGRCSEFPCTLIKKHSKKSQKRYGLNTQESAKRIQFTGINKINIQDHERWRCPDCGGIIHFQTKSCSECGRKN
- a CDS encoding Fic family protein, whose translation is MEINFSYTNEIVKNLLEIEKNRQIINKADLKTEDQQYLKDKAIINSAYFGCKLEDENLNHKDFKSKKEVKNYINLLNSFKNHDELYPNLLIIFNNQLTNGIFDEEFTFEADMANMEFLIDNILYNKEYPDVIIIGIAQYVLNRMSPFRHMNGKTINAITSYLLSFKEIDPNQFLDLNEFFYMNKLAYIDLLNYDLTVWLEFFTEILSKSMEHLKKEVISLESDFDLSEKEIMILDYLEENECIQNRHVQEILNISSKTAHSYLDKLLEKNLIEREGKGRSIHYKLKAVV